ATGCCGTTTGTTGTTGTTGAACAATAAGTCCGGTGTAGGTACCATTTGGTAAAAGGGTAATGATGCTGTAATAAATGAGTATTTTAAATTTGATAAGGCCTGGCCTGGCTTCGTCATTAACTCACATGCATGAACTTACCAAAATCAGTCAATCATATAGCCTGTAGTAACTTTGTCCTAAAAATAACTGGATCTACTGAAGTAATTACCTGGAACaagaataaagataaataattaattaaatattctattTGTATTTCATCACCATTACAATCTTATTATAATGGGGTTTTGTGACATAACCAACCCCATACTTATCAAGTCTAGTCaaatataatcatcatcatcctccgagacttcccaactatgttggagtcggcttccagtctaactggattcagctgagtaccagtgtttttacaagaagcgactgcctatctgacctcctcaacaaagttacccgggcaacccgataccccttggttagactggtgtcagacttactggcttctgactacccgtaacgactgccaagggtgttcaatgacaaccgggacccacagtttaacgtgccatccgaaacattaAAATCGATATCAACTTTAATGGAAAGTTTATTATAAACCCCAAATGTTTCATTCAGCACATACATAAAGCACTGAATTTACCTTGCTGAACCATATTGTTTGTTCCCATTGATTCAAAATCACGAATTCACGaatgaataattattaactATGACATTTAATAATATCGGGATATTAAACAATAATACAGTTTCGTGTTCATATGTATTTTATACGCCTGTTAACcaatatttagtaaatatattgAGATAACTATTGATAAGTACAGAATTGTAGTTACTATATAGGTAACTTTGATAACAGTGACTGTCTTATGTTTGTGGTCGTTTATAAGACAATTAAAGAAATTGGAATGTTAGTCAATAATGAACTGAATTATATCTtctaaatattatacatatgtataattcCCTATGAATTGCTAACAATCCATCTTTCTAGGGTTTTTCCAACACTATGTGCGTTTATGACATATACAAATTGAACTAAATTCCTTTCTAAAACTGCTTGTATCTCTCACACATGTTGCGATGAAGAAAGTATGTATAAGTGATTTTTAACaactaaggcccaagttcacggACAACATAAACGACAGTTTTTCGTTCGtttgaaaatttgaaaattgTACGCAAGAATTCATtacaaacagttgttttaagaaaactgaggttTATATTGTCGGTGAGGTTAGGCTATGTCTTCAATATCCTATTCTCTTCACCACCGAACAAGATTTACCCCTTGTCTTCTTTTCTTTACACTCGGCTCCTAGATGAAAGCCAAGTACATAAAACGTAAACAAGTCACCCCGGATTGATTTATGCGCCCTGCCCGCAGTAAAATGTCGTCGCCGTGTGCTTCCACATAAAGACTAACTCGTAAAATAGATAGAACACATGTGTCGAGGTTTGGTCCAAGACTTTGATTGGCTGAACCGGTATACAACATTTTTGAGCTCTAATTTTTTTGGTTATGTAGTGAAAAGATTtcgaaatacacatttttcAGGCGTTATAGGTATTCAAAAAGGCTCACAATCACAACCCAGTCTTACAAAGGAGTAtccggttgcccgggtaactgggttgtggaggttagataggcagctccatgtaaaacactagttcTCATCTGCATCTATTTCGACTAGAAGCCATCCCCACTTGGGGATCAGTCAAACTTTTgaaaaggataggcagatgatgagggGAAAGATATCGAAATATTTTAAGCTGTATACTAAAACTATATATGTAGACTATACCTAAAATATGAGCTTTAAGAACCTCTTACCTTTAAGGTTATTATGAGCAACGTAGTCAAACTTCCGCACAAAGTGTCATGGTCCATTTAGCACATGATTTACAGTTGTTAGACGTTCTGTACCTCAATATGAATgaagtaatttgtttatttacaagatGTGTGACTGGCATGCAACGTCAGAGGTAGCCATTAGCCGCCATTATAGCTCTCAATTTTATTGAGTCCAAGGTCGAGAACATCCAGTTTTTCGGAGGTCACGTTTAAAGAACCTCTACGTATAATTTTACATACAACGAACACTAACATTATTAATATGAAAGTTtcattctttcacgcaaaatctACGTaacttattttgttaaaacttaGCGAAGACTAACCTAGCTTATCATCATTACATAGTACAAAACAAAGtagctttttctgtccctatatcacTGTCCCCTTCGAAACCaggcaaccgattttcatgtgtTTTTTTAACAGATTGAGTGATTAATGAGAGTTtacatgtataataacatacattaaatagtggggaaatagtgttatcccgtgcgaagccggagcttgatgctaatatttttataaacggTGATATATATCACCGAGATAGTATAGGCCTTACACGTGCGGTATCGGCGTCGGTTACAAATGGGAATGCCATCTCACCCCCATGGCATTCCGCCAAGGGCCTCTGAGGGATTATACCGGGGAGATGGGCAGCGTCCACCTGAatacttaccgtcttaccacaaaaacttttaaacgtcagtttatgccgtgtctaaaaaaatgtcaaattatgacgttgacatatggttcattttgcagccaaaattttattagacaagggtaaaacggggtttaaagtttttgtagtaaggcccttgaTGTTTTAAATTCTGTTTATAAAATAAGGTTTAAATCGGGAAGGGAGTTTTTGGCCGTATAAatcgaatttttgaatttagaagttGCTATGATATGACGACTTTATTTGAAACtatccgttttcccgcggtttaacCATGTCCATGTGTGTCCCATGGAAACTATTGCtcataccaggataaaatatagcctatgttactcggagataatgtagctttctaatggtgaaagaatttttgaaatctaaaaagtcgtttttgagtttatccgtcacaaacaaataaaaatacaaatgtttcctgtttttaatattggtataaataaaacttcacgTTCGTGTTTTGCATCTGTCACCCCGCTCCAAGAATTCTGACGCCTACCTTATTTACACAGCCACGACGAAAACGAAATTATCTGGCAACATTACCAGTAAACTGCTTACATGAAGCCGTATTCCCCAAACCTATTTACCGTATACAAAGCAATATCTTTAACGTAGATACCGTCAGCAAACATCACCTCGATACGGAGAACTCGTGTTACGTATATACCAGAAGAGCTCAAACGATGCATGTTAAACATACATACTGTTTGTATTTTGCATCGTCATACAGAAATATATTTGCATTTCATTCCTCTTTGCGTTTACACCGTGATGGGTGCTGTTTGAAAATCATTATGGTGctatgtttttaaaagtaaagaaTTGAAATTCTTTGGAGATTGTGGTACAAATACAACAAATCTTACTGTAAATAATGCTATGACTATCAAGACTTCGCTACAAAAGTACAAGAATTTTTCCCCTTGCCAAAACCAAGGGTCATTAAGAGAGATCCTCCCAAAATCCTCCCCTTGGAATGGCCTCATGAATTAGGGggtgcatttatttttaattatgcaATTTGTAACTCAGCCCAAAGCTGGTCATCTGCAATGCATAAAGACGGACTACATATAAAATTTAACGCACTTTGCATGTATAGTTTCCTAGAAATTATTAAATGACCTTCTTGTATGACGTTCAAGGTTACTAAGCCACTTGATAAGGGTAATAAAGAAAATTGGTTTTCAAGAAATGGACTTTATAATTCGCAGTAATTTTTAAAGCTTGTGATCGATATCGAACGCCACATATTTGAACAGCCTTGCGATTGCACACAATTATAATAAGGCATACACGTTCTTTCTTAACCTTGAGAATTAAGTCAGCTTTTATAGAAGAAAAGCTCCCATGCAATTAAGTCTTAAAAATTATAGCGGGATTAAGAATCTTCGCTCACAACATTAAGtacagtatagttatcggcacgggtaatgagctctcggcggaagagtggggatcgctttgcgcactgtactcttaaggcaataaaccaataaatcacttctgcgcagatgaaggtcagggctcaatagcCGATGATTATAATAACGGTTAATCgaatactgaaagaattattATAACTAGAAATACTACCACAAATAATGCGAGTATTAAAACTATTCTTAAGTTAACAACTGAACTTATATCCTGTAAACCATTATTTTAAGACAGAGGTATTCCATGATACGACGATATAAGCCGGACTTCAGCAGATCACATCAAACTTTATTCATTCACAACTAGATCGCAACTCCAGTCTTCATTTCCATACGTTAACTTGGTATTtccaaacaaaagacaaacacggtacataaaacttattcagGCTTAGAAATAAGTTATGTATGGATTTGAGCGGTAGTTTCCTGCATAGTTAAGTAAACCATACGCGGATGAGGGTCAATAGTAAGTTAAAGTGGTCTTCCGAACTATTTTAGAGTTTTGACTGTTAGTTCAATTGTGTTTGTAAAACTATTCTATACTCTCTGAACTTAATTTCTAGTTACTTTTGGAGTACCGTGTATCAATTTCTAAATTAAACCAATATGATTTCTAGGTAAAAGAAAAGTCAACAGCAAAGAaatgtggcggactaaaacctttataccttcctacctttttgtgtgtgtgttttattttatattttattaatttttttccgtCAAAAATGTTCTGACAGATTACAAATACCtttacaatcttgctgaagcatttttattaaatacagtcctattcaggcctgcgtagtacgcttagatgctacagaaatataataaaataataagtgcaAAACTTTGATTTACCGTGATTTTCCTCTTGAACTAAAATACAAGGTcaaaccaaaaacaaacaaaatgtcagGGAAACTAACTGGAACTCTACTCATGTAGCGGAAAACGAACATTTGTACTGTTCCCACGCTAGTAAATTAATCAGAATGAGCTGAGTGATATAAGGGTGAAATTACATACTGAAAAATATATAGCACGTGTAGGAAAAGCTATGGTAAAGGTCGGCTGTGTTATGCAACTAAAAAAAGTGGCACTTATTATGGCAAACGCGCGCCGGGCACGGCATATAGGTATTGTATGCCGTATAGGAACGAAATCGCGCGGCCTGAGACTGAGACCTgagactataaaataaaaatcaaaatcatttattctgCCTCGCAAataaatagcagcctattttcaAAGCTATCcagatataattatataataaatcacGCAACCTTCATAAGAACTTCATGAGTGCAAGTCATGTAAACAATTATTCAACTTGAAAAGATTGCAAGAAACAGAAAACCTTATAAAATCTTAGAGAACTTTAAACATATTCCAaagagtataaaataaaataaatcaggcATTTCGCGCAAAACACGTCGCGCTGTTTTCATCAGctgtttctttgtattttttattcgtattCAAACCACAATAAAACGTTAAAGAAAGCAATGTAAGCTCGACTTAAATAAACGACGGACGTAAACGTAACCCATAACCAAGAACGAACCATAAAGATTTCTGGAGCAGGGCTGTTACTAGAGTTTTAGAACTAGTATAAGAAACTTTAGTTGATAAAGAACCGTAAATTTTGACTAATAATtccaccattttgaaaatgtttccAGAAGAAAATAAAGCTGAAACAAAGACtccttgttttttattattatcaaggAAATTCGCCTCCAAGATACCCTCAATTAAGAATAAATTATCTAATTTTGATAATACCCTGcaggcaaacaaaaaaaaatattaaacattccATCGACCTACATTGTATTTCCCCAATACCCAACCCTAGCAAAACGTAAACATCTTTACGGTAGCCACACAAAAGACCgagcgtaaataaaaagtaaaaaaaaaactcgtattttcataaaaatgctgGCAACACAGAGTAACGAAGGATCAGGTGGTACCGAGAGATGCATGATTAATGCCCGGGTTTGCTCATAGATGCTCGGCGTGTGCTCGTTTAACACGTGCGAAGCAGAACATATTAATTAATCTTATCTGCAAGTTTGATCGAAAGCTGTGCCGCGTCTGTGTTTATATAACTCTGTGGGCTTGGTTTATGGTATCAGGCAAAATGGTTGTTGTACCGGATTGATGCGCCAGTACTTGAAAGTTAGCGTATTGTGTGGCCTGCTTGCTAGATTTGATGATGAGTGTAGGTGAAATATGGCGAGAAATAAAAGAGAGATGCGTACAGTAAGAAGCTATGCAGCGATGTATTTTTCTAAGCGTTACATTATTCGAGGACAGTGGGGTAAGGGAACAATATTGCGACCAATAGTGGCGAAATAAATTTGCGTGTAATTGCGATGTGGAGCACGCTGATTGGAGAAGCTTTTCGGCAGTGTTGGCTACCTAAATAATTAGCGAATTTAGCTGCGATTCCGAACATGCCCGCGGCCTTGGAAGCAGTCGCTTTCAAAAGGTTCCAGTTGCGACATCATCACTGGTCTTGGTCGTCCTGCAGGAGAGGGCAAATTTTTGCGTAAGCCCGTCGCACCACGCCCGAAGCTGTTTGTAGATCAGCCACTCTGGCAATCCCATCCTTGCCTGAGATAGTACGAAGAACTCGGCCCATGCTCCATTTCAAGGGTGGCAGGTTGGAATCCTTTATCAGGACAAGTGCGCCTTCCTTCAACTCGGCCTTGTTGTCGGTCCACTTTGTCCGCACCTGCAACTCACTTATATATTCTTTGGACCATCGTGTCCAGAAATGTTGGCGCATTTGTTCTACCCTCTGGTAACGTTTGAGTCTATGCGCAGGAATGTCATTAATATCGTCGCCAGCAGGAGTAGTTAGCGGTCGACCAACCAGAAAGTGGGCAGGAGTGAGAGGACAAAGGTCTTTAGGATCTGGAGAAAGTGGGGATAATGGTCGGGAATTAAGGACTGCTTCTATTTGTGATAAGACAGTGCTTAACTCTTCAAAAGTAAGGTGCGCATTCCCTACCACACGGCGTAGATGAAATTTGCAAGACTTTACTCCTGCTTCCCACAGACCACCAAAGTGAGGCGAATATGGAGGTATGAacttaaattttatttgctggcTAGTTGCATATTCTATTAAATCAGAACTACACCTACCAAGAAACTCCTTAAAATCGTTCATCAAGCCAACAAAGTTTCGACCATTGTCTGAAAATATTTCTATCGGCTTTCCACGCCGAGAAATAAACCTATTGAGTGATAGCAGATATGCTTCAGAAGTGAGATCACTGACCAGCTCTAAATGTATTGCCCGCGTTactaaacaaacgaacaaacaaatataGGCTTTAGAAGTTCTAGCTCCGCGACCTTTGCGATTAAGTATAAGAACTGGCCCGCAATAATCAACGCCACAACGATAAAATGGAAAAGAAGCGGTTATCCTCTCCATAGGTAAATTGCCCATTTGTGGCGTAAGAATTCTACCCCTAATACGGTTACAAGTAACGCAAGCATTCACTACACGTCTAGCTAAACTCCTGCCCCCCAAAGGCCAAAATGTTTCGCGTAAATTATAAAGTAATGCCTGAGGCCCAGCGTGGAGTAGCTGTAAATGCTCATGACGAAACAGtagcaaagaaaaataatgcttACTTGATATTAAGATAGGGTGCTTTTTATTGTAACTAAATTCATGCGAGTCACATAAGCGCCCACCTACGCGAATAATTTTATTGtcgtctaaaaataaatttaatttagctAAATTACCTTTAAATGTACATTGCGAACTATTGGATAATAAACTATATTCAGTTGGATAACTTTCCATCTGTGACCACcgtattaaaactatttgagaCTCATTCAATTCATCAACGCTAATGATGCCCGtgcgtttattatttttattgcggGTATTGTGAATGAAACGTAACGCATACGCCACCGCACGTTTCATGCGCTTAAGTTGTGAAAATCGATTAAACGAGAAATATGTTGAAGCATCATGAGTCACGAATGAAGAAATAGCTGGCCTAACTTCGGGAAGATTTTCATCTGCGTCTATGACATGGTGATCGTCCAGTGAGAACATAGCACTTCTCAAAAACTCTGGACCTTCCCACCACAATTTGGAAGAAGCAAGTTCGTCTACCTTCGAACCTCGTGAAGCCAGATCAGCCGGATTCTCCTTAGTCCTCACGTGGCGCCACTGGACATCTTGTGTGAGTTCATGAATCTCCACCGTCCTGTTCTGAACAAAGGTTTTTAACTTATTTGGTGACATACGCAACCATCCGAGTACTATGGTTGAGTCTGTCCAAAACACTATGTTCTTAAACTCACAACGCAACGAACTACGAACCTTATCTAGTATTTTAGCACCTAGTAAAGCACCGCAAAGCTCTAGACGCGGTATACTAATAGGTTTCAGTGGCGCAACCTTAGACTTTGCGAAAAGAAGCCTAACTGTAACTGTGTTATCCTTATTTACTGTACGAATATATATGCATGCGCCGTACGCTGTCTGTGAGGCATCACTAAATACATGCAATTCTATAAACATAGGCTCACTACCTATAGCGTGGCGAGGAACACGGATTGCGTCGAGCGCTTCTAAAGAGATAACAAACCGGTTCCACGTCCGCGCGACATTAGATGGAACTATGTCATCCCAACCGATTTTAAGAAGCCATAATTGCTGCAACAATACCTTGGCGATAATAATCGTTGGACTTAACAAACCAAGTGGATCGAAAATTTGTGAAATGCTTGATAATATACACCTTTTAGTAACAGGTTTATCATTGGCAGTAATCTGagtgttaaaataaaacgtatCATCAACATTATTCCAGCTTAACCCTAATGTTTTAGTGCTAATATTTTCGTTAGATTTTATTTCGATAGAACTATCTACTAATAAGTCGGTATCGGGACATGGAAAATTGTAAACCCATTTGCGAAGGGGGAAACAACCCGCTTGTAATGTGCTTTGAATATTCTTACATAACTGCAGTAAAACAAGCCTGTCATCATTGCCAGTCAACAAATCATCTACGTAAAAATCTTCTGTAACTACCCTCCGAATTTCAGGGTCAGAAGATTCGATACCTAGCTGTTTCAAACACCTAACGCTAAGAAACGGTGCGGATGCGGTTCCGTAGGTAACGGTGTTCAATTGATATACTCCCAATGGTAACGATGGATCATTACGCCACAAAATCATTTGCAACTTGCGTTGGTCTTCTGCTACCCAGCAATTTCTAAACATTTTCTGAACGTCTGCACACACGACAAACTTGTGCTGCCGAAAACGTACAAGAATAGATACCAAATCACCTTGTATCGGTGGTCCAACTAATTGCAAGTCGTTGAGTGACTTACCTGATGTCGAGGCAGCACTAGCATCGAAGACGACGCGTAACTTCGTTGTAGTGCTGTGCTCCCTAAACACGCCGTGATGCGGCATGAAATAGCACGGATGTTCATAGCTGCTAACTGGACTCATATGGCCTAAGTCCAGGTATTCCTGCATGAAATTTGTATATAACAATTTATAATCAGGAGATCGCTGTAAACGTTTTTCTAAGGCGT
Above is a window of Helicoverpa zea isolate HzStark_Cry1AcR chromosome 1, ilHelZeax1.1, whole genome shotgun sequence DNA encoding:
- the LOC124630274 gene encoding uncharacterized protein LOC124630274 isoform X1; the protein is MATVESAKSRDKSPLTLAVDSANSKSRDRSPNLAVDHNLLRELVRKRGIIKGRLTKFSNYLNSFENNDDLFSSSRIRIDLKLRIKGAASLYAEFNQVQAQIEECVSDSDMADQLDHREAFENSYYSILAHAESLLTETVEGEVTDAKHCCSEQPQSVKLPTITLPSFDGSYEHWLEFRDTFLSLVHNSKRISNIQKFHYLKSSLKGNAELVVNSVEFSSDNYIVAWELLLNRFNNNRLLVHNHVKALFSIDSLSKESPDSLRKLIDTILKNLRALKILGEPTDQWDTLINYIIVSKLDKTTEREWETHKCSLFPSDNNSKRIIKVNELIGFLKDRADMLETLQLSHSKEQTTSTLNENKKHKSHSHNTSHCNVSTHVKSNDSRTPRFKRSCLKCNGAHPLYSCQQFIDSDLDAKLKLIRDHKLCENCLRSGHAPDKCMFGPCRKCNRKHNSLIHNDSSDGLVSLHSHIVTNDPNASGASAGPSVPAPSTGKPVPILVNNSHTHNNKYIDVHSVLLSTALVEVADVHGVYHQACALLDSGSQRCFITKSFCNILNVTTSLSNYEVRGVGDSLLQCSETCSVEVKSRVNNEFKTRITCFVLSQITSTMPALCQINAQFCIPDNIRLADPLFFDSKSIDILIGADRFWDLLAEGKMRLPTGPYLQNTKLGWIISGSVYNTRNAGRIHCNLSHSLDSQLRLFWELEELPKLRDTQTQEERMCEDHFIHTTTRDSEGRFHVRIPFKESPDVLGESYTQAERRFYALEKRLQRSPDYKLLYTNFMQEYLDLGHMSPVSSYEHPCYFMPHHGVFREHSTTTKLRVVFDASAASTSGKSLNDLQLVGPPIQGDLVSILVRFRQHKFVVCADVQKMFRNCWVAEDQRKLQMILWRNDPSLPLGVYQLNTVTYGTASAPFLSVRCLKQLGIESSDPEIRRVVTEDFYVDDLLTGNDDRLVLLQLCKNIQSTLQAGCFPLRKWVYNFPCPDTDLLVDSSIEIKSNENISTKTLGLSWNNVDDTFYFNTQITANDKPVTKRCILSSISQIFDPLGLLSPTIIIAKVLLQQLWLLKIGWDDIVPSNVARTWNRFVISLEALDAIRVPRHAIGSEPMFIELHVFSDASQTAYGACIYIRTVNKDNTVTVRLLFAKSKVAPLKPISIPRLELCGALLGAKILDKNRTVEIHELTQDVQWRHVRTKENPADLASRGSKVDELASSKLWWEGPEFLRSAMFSLDDHHVIDADENLPEVRPAISSFVTHDASTYFSFNRFSQLKRMKRAVAYALRFIHNTRNKNNKRTGIISVDELNESQIVLIRWSQMESYPTEYSLLSNSSQCTFKGNLAKLNLFLDDNKIIRVGGRLCDSHEFSYNKKHPILISSKHYFSLLLFRHEHLQLLHAGPQALLYNLRETFWPLGGRSLARRVVNACVTCNRIRGRILTPQMGNLPMERITASFPFYRCGVDYCGPVLILNRKGRGARTSKAYICLFVCLVTRAIHLELVSDLTSEAYLLSLNRFISRRGKPIEIFSDNGRNFVGLMNDFKEFLGRCSSDLIEYATSQQIKFKFIPPYSPHFGGLWEAGVKSCKFHLRRVVGNAHLTFEELSTVLSQIEAVLNSRPLSPLSPDPKDLCPLTPAHFLVGRPLTTPAGDDINDIPAHRLKRYQRVEQMRQHFWTRWSKEYISELQVRTKWTDNKAELKEGALVLIKDSNLPPLKWSMGRVLRTISGKDGIARVADLQTASGVVRRAYAKICPLLQDDQDQ